Part of the Cercospora beticola chromosome 5, complete sequence genome is shown below.
CGCATGGCGGACCTTGTCCCTGCCAGACACCATCCATCATCGTCAATCGTAAGCGAGGATCTACGCAAAAGCTTTGCTAAAGGCTTTGCGCTCCTTCGCCTTgcgatcagcagcagccttcttgaCAGCGGCCAACTCGTTGTTGATCGCCGCATCGCTTGGCACGAGTTGATGAGCCTGCTCAAGGAACTGCTGTGCACCTTCTTCGTCCTTAGAAGCCTTCAGAGCGACACCCTTGCGGAAGAgtgccttcgccttctctgcgTCTGAGATGTTGGCCACGAGGAATGCCTTATCTGCCGAGTCGTATGAAGGTCTGTACTGGCCCAGCTTGAATTGCAGCAACGAGCTGTTGGTATGCAGCGAAACCTTCAGCTTGGTGAGCTGTGCGCCGAGATCTGCTGGATCGCCGTCGAGTGGTGTCGGGTACTCTTGCAGGTACCGCAATGCCTTCTGGTATTTGGACAGACCAAGCTCCAGCTCGCCAGCCTTAAATGCCTTGTTTCCCATCTCCTTCAGGTTCGTCGCAATCTCCACAATCTCCGTGCCCTTCCACTCCTCGCCTGCCTTCTCTTGATCTTCAGGGAAGTCCTCGTATGTGTCGCCAGTGCTATCAGGCGCCTTCTTCGTGAACTCCGAGATGTCAGTTCCTTCTGGCAGCTCGCCGCAGTCCTCGACGACAACGTCCTTCTCTGGCTTGTCATTGCTGCCTGTCGGGTTGTTCTCCACCTCGCGCACAATGCTCTTTCCAGCAATCACTTCTCCAAACACGACGTGCTTTCCGTCCAAGTGTGGTGTTGGCACTGTCGTCACGAAGAACTGGCTGCCGTTGGTGCCTGGCCCGGCATTGGCCATGCTCAGCAAGAACGGCTTCTCGTGCTTGAGCTGGAAGTTCTCATCGTCGAACTTCTCACCATAGATGCTCTCTCCGCCAGTGCCGTTGCCCGCAGTGAAGTCACCACCCTGGATCATGAAGCTCTTGATCACACGGTGAAATCCTGAGCCTTTGTAGTGGAGCGGTACTCCGGACTTGCCATTGCCCTTTTCGCCTGTGCAAAGAGCCCGGAAGTTCTCAGCCGTCTTTGGAACGATGTCATTGTAAAGCTCGAACACGACTTTGCCGGCTGGCTTGCCGCCAATGGAGATATCGAAGAAGACCTTGCTGCGTGGAGCCATGGTGATGGCAGTCGGTGGTGGTTGACTTCGGGGATGTCGCAGTCGTCCAAGAAGAGTTGGGAGTCGAGTGGTCACCAAAAGTTTGTGTACAGTCGTCGAAGGAACAAAGTCAGTTTTTTGCGTTGTGCGAAATGAAGTCACAAACAAACTTCTCGAAAGTCGTGGAAGCTGTCGAAGCTGCACCTGCAGATCGCGAGGCTTGGCATGCCCCTCGTTCCTGCGCTAGTGGGCAAGGCGATGAAGTGGGGGTTAAAGTGAAGAATCAGTTGCACATAGGTTCAACGTTTGTGACATGCTACGATGCTGGCTACACCAACCCTCAGGACGCCATGCTCGGCCAACCACCAAACTGAAGTCTTTCTCATCGTAATCGTAACCAATCATCAATGCTCTGACTTTCTTCTCCCCATCTCAGGTATCGCGCTCGCCATGGAATCATCAAAGCTCACCCTCAGTGTTGACCACTGTGAGCATATTGCACGGGTGCAGGATGATGCTCGATCGGCTTCTGCTCGACCGGCTTCTGCTCGACTGGCTTCTGTCCATTGGGAGCAGGGGTGTGTCCATTCGTCGCCTTGTCCTTGTGGAGGAAGTCGACTGGATCCTCCGCAGCCTCGGTCATCTTCTTGAAGGTGTCCCAGTCAGTGACAGCACCGAGGGCGCGCTTCATGTGAGAGTTGACAATTTGCAAGCCATAGACGTATGACGCGTTAACCCAGCCGAAGCCTTCAGTTGCAACACCCTTGAAATCGCTGCCTTGGTTGCCGTATTCGGCTTCCACCTTGTGAGGGTCGATAGGTCGCGTCACGTCGTACTTCTCAACCACAACTCCGTTGAAGTCCACGAATGCTTTCGTGACCATGTGAATCCAGCGATATGCAAGGcgctgtgcttcttcttcaaagCCGTAGCGAAGGAAGCCTGTCCAGGCAAGAATCTGTTGTGGGGCCCAGCCGAATGGAAAGTCCCACTGCCGGTTTGGCCGATGCACGCCAACTGCGCCACGACTCGCTTCAGTACCAGACACGAGGCCTCcatggacttcgaacttggGGAGAGCTTTGGCAACCATGATGGACGCCTGTCTTGGTGTGGCGGCTCCTGCCCACATGGCCCAGAAAGTGGTTGCACTTTCGTAGCCGGTTTGCTGCTTCTTGACAGTATTGTAGTCAAAGAACATgcccttctcctcgtccCACATGAGATCGTTCATGACCTTACGACGCTTCTTGGCTCGGCGATCCCACGTTGACGACGTTTCGAATTCGGGATGCCCGGGCATGCGCCACTCTTTTGGAACCTCGAGCCTGTCTCCAAAGAAGGCACGAATGGTGCGTGCAATATCGATCTCATACTTGTACAGACAAGAATTCGTGTCGACCGTGGCGAGGTTGGCGGCAACCTTTTCCAGGCGGTATGAAGTATCGTGCCCAGACTCTCGCACAGCTCGATCGTGAAGGAAATACTCGTCGAGTTCTGGTTCAAAGACATGGCCATAGTTGTAGGCGTGAACAAACTCCTTGAAACTCATCTTGTGCTTGTCGGCGTATGGCTGCAGGACGTGGACGAAGTGGGAAGCCTCAGTCTCCGGAGGAACCCCGAGTCCTCCTGGTCGATATCTCGACAGCCCAGATTCGGCGTCATAGCGCGGCGGTGACATCCATGTGGAATAGTAGTCTTTGATCGCTGCAAGTATGGCGTTTCGGAGAAAGTCAAGGCTGTCCGGCTCATGCTTGATGCGATCGTAGACACGAAGCGCCATGTCTGTAAGGAAGGGAGGCTGCGAGCGTCGCAGGTAGTAAGACCGGTTGGCGTTCAAGATCTTGCCGTAGTGTCGAATACAGAAGCAAAAGTGCTTCACCATGGCCTTGCAAAGGTCCTCGCGATCATTGACAAGTAAACCAAGTGTCTCCATGTAGCTGTCCCAGCCATACAGCTCATTGAAACGGCCTCCGGGCACTACAAAAGGCAGCCCTCTGTAGTCTGGCTCACCAGCGGGAGTGTCCTTGACGCGTTCCACTTCAATGGCGAGCAGACCTGGAGCTTCATTCAGGTCACGGACATATTCGTCATCGTCAGGGCCGCCTTCCTTGAGCCATTGAACATCAAGACGAATGTGAGGGTGCTCTTTGGCGACTCGCGTATAGTAGGCATACTGCTCTGGAGCGCCCGGTGGAATGTAGATGCGAGGACGAGGGTCGGACGTCCAGTCCTTCGGATCCTTTGCAACCGCCGCAATGTTGGACCCATCGATTCTCCGTGTGAGATTTGGCCAGAATTGATCCTTGATAAGGCGAGCCAGCCGATTGACTGGGTTCTCGTTCAATCGAGCCTCATCGAGAACAATCTGTCTGCGTCCGAACTTTTTGGCTAGCCAGAGCTCTTGCAGCAGATTGCTGAGCATGTATGTCCCGCGAACATCAAATCGCTTGTAGCCTCCCGACGCTGCTGTTCCCAAGTCGATCGTCTTGGGACCCGTGTCCTCAATGGTGATTTGGATGTTTGAATCGGTGTCTTCGCGCGAGAGAAGCGTTTTGAGGGTGTCTTCGACGTTGATCAGGTAGCGACGTGGGGCATTACCCATTTGATCATGGCTCAGTCTTCGGGAAGGGGCATTGTAGTTATCCGTGCCTACCTTATTCAGGCCAGGATCAACCTGTGGCTGTCAGTACTGGTACAATGCTGCAAGCAAGCTGCTGAGTCGCTGCTAGGGCGGGAAAGGAATGTGCTTACTGCCGAGTAGGTGCGGCTCTTTGCAACCTTTCTAGGGTGGTGGCTCGCGCCATAGTAGACACTGGGCGCCGCATAGGGATCGAGGTCGAGGGAAACGTGCTCCCTAGGTCGTGTCTTCTCCTCGTGAGGATTGTGTTGGGAATTGTGATGGGTATCGTTCGCGTGGGAGTCCTTCGCGGGATGAATTGACAATACCGATTCCTGCGAGCTCATGCTACACTTGGACAGTGCTGTGGGcgaggtcgtggtggtgcAGCGAAAAAGATGTCCGGATGGAGGGGTCTGCGGCGTGCCCGTGGTGATTTAGGTGGGTTGGCTATGATGTAGAGTTAGCCAGACCCACGCGATCTCTTCGGGGTCCACTGCCGCGCGACAAGGCTCCTGTGGCAGGCCAACGGCGCGGTTCCAGTGGAGACGATGTTCGGGACAACTGACCTGGAGTGACGTTGGAGTTCGCAGAGGGAGTCTGTGGCAATCAATGGTGCTGGCGCGATCTGCCCGCATTCACCGCGACGAGGAGAGGCTGATGGGCGCCTTTTGAACAACAGTCACCGCAGCACGCGTCAAGCGCGCCTGTCCGAGAGCCGGCcacgaggaaggagaagccgCTCGGTCAGCTGCGAACAATGAGCTCGCGCAGCGGGTGGCAAGATCGAGTGCGGAGCGGTGAAGCTTCCATCTGAGgacttgcttcttcgtcgctgctgctgtaagGAGAGGGTGTGCCGTGCTGCGCGATGACGGGGACATGGCGAGAATAGGCGCATGCAGCATTGGGGACGAGTGTGGAACAATGAACGTCGACATCTCAGCTGCCAGCAACAATGACGCCCATCCGCGTTGCACTCCCACACCTCGAGCACCCTGATCCATTCGACACGCGACCGCCTGGCCGTTTTCTTCACTTGTACCTCCTACATGGCGAAACCTTCTGCTGTACCTCGACAGATCGATACCCTACCACTACGATTGGCAGCTCTGGTATCACAGATGGCGTTGACCCGTGCTACCACAGTCGTCCATTTCGGGAGATCAGATGCACCTACCCTTCAAGGGCAATGCGATGCGATACCACGATACCTCGAGCCATGTCTTGCAGGCAGATCGTATATGTATACATCTGCAGCTACCAGCGGATCATCTCGGACGCTGTTTCCATACTGGTCCTGCTAATACATCAGGCACCATGTGAACCTTCGTCGCCTCTCGCGCGTAGCAACCGCCAGAAGCAAATGGCAAGCCCGCCTGACAGCCACACGCCTGGTTGTTGTAGGATCACCTCGCAAGCTTCTTACTCAGGCGATGGCGATTCGGCTTAGATACATCACAAGCCTCGGCTCATAGTTTTAGCGGGGCGAAGCTGTTGCATCTCACAACATTCTTCCAGCACTTCTTTTCCCACAAACACACAATACATTGACCATGGCAGGCAGCAGTACATTCGCCTGGGCTCACGCCCTCCGCGTCGACTCCACCAAATCGCCCTTCACCTCACCAATCGCAAACACTCACAAAGCCTTCGCAAACGTCAAACCCGTCTCCTGGAAACGATACAACATTGGCGGAATTCTGACGACAGTCTACGGCATGGAAGAGCTTCCCCAACATCCCGAAGAAATCGTAGCATTCTGGCTATTACATGGAAGAGGTGATACACAAGATAGCATGGCATACACTGCTGCGGCATTGATTGAAGCGTGGAATTCTAAGAGGAAGTCACAAAGCCAGAAAGGCCTCATATGCGTCAACTTTGATCAACGGAATCATGGCTCCAGAATGGTTGAGAACGACAACAATGTATCGTGGAAACAGGGGAATCCGACACACGGGCAAGATATGTTCGCGACGTATGTCGGTACGGCCAACGATTTGAGTCTCCTCATTACCCAGATTCCCTCATACCTACCTTTCAAAATCCACGATCACTTCTGCGGAGGCGTCAGTCTAGGTGGACATGCGACATGGGTTGCATTGATGAAAGAGCCTCGGATATCAGCTGGCATGGTGGTGATAGGTTGTCCGGACTACGTACGACTCATGACCGATCGAGCAATCCGGAGTAGAGTGCGAACAGCCATTGCATCTGATCCTCCGGGGAAAGATTTTCTGGGATCGAGCGATTTTCCGCAATCATTACTTGCGGCGATTGAACAGTACGATCCTGCCGGGATTTTGATGAGTGAACTGGATGTCTTCTCGGGTGACGATCATCTGCATCCTCCTTCGGAAAGGGAAGCGAAGGTTTTGAGGTCTGTGGTCGAGCGAACGTTGGCAGGAAAGAAGATCATTTGTTTGAGTGGAGGGAAGGACAAATTGGTACCGCCTGCACAGGGCAAGGTATTCCTGGACTGGTTGAAGAGGGGGATTGCTGAAGGTGGCTGGGCTGCAGATCAGGGAATTGTCGTTGAAGATGTTGTGGACTCGAGTGCTGGGCATGAATTTTCTGCTTTAATGAAGAAAGAGGCGGAGCGCTGGGTGTGCGAGGTATTATCGGATGATGACAGGCGGACGCATAGGGATAGCAAGCTGTGAGGAGGTGGATACATCACTACCATCATCGCCGCACTCTGTTCTGTCGAGAACAGCGGAACCGAGCTCAATCCCAGAGGGAGAAACGTTGGTTGTCAGATTTTTCCGATGACTCCGGTCCGCCACTTCAGCTGAACCAAGCCAGTCAGTACGTTCGGAGTCTGGCATGGACCTCAGAGAGTACGATAGTGGTGCGCGGATGTCACGACGTCACGTTGACTTTCGCCGTGATCCAACGGGGTTGGATTTTGCAGTATTCCGTGGCTCCGCTCTCAACACGCACCATGTCCGACGCTTCTGTGCATTCAGCTGCTGTTTGCTTCAGATGTTTGGAGAGAGAACTGTAATGTTCCCGCTCCAGTCAATCTGAGCGAGTCCCATCGATATCTTCTTGGAAGAAAAGCAGCCTTTTGTTGCTCCGTTGGCTACGATGGTCGCGGTCATTAGAGTTGGGCATTCGATACCAAATAGAGTATTTGCGCTCAGGTGGTATATTCAAGGCAAATAGTTATCTTGAACTGAATTGGACACTGTGGAGATCGCAACGTGGTTTCCGCTTCTGAGGATTTGTTCTTCCCAACTTCTCATATTCAGTTCGTCGGTGCTGCGTTCTCGGGTGAAGGAGGTAGAACGTTGTCACTCCAAATGTATCGATACGTCGGAAACAAGACGAATAGATCTAGCTCTCTCCACGAAAAGTGTGGATTTAAGGCAGTCCATGTGCAAAACTAGTCTGTTAGCGACTTTCAAATGATTCAGAGCGATCCAACAATCATCTATGGTCGTCGTGCTTCCACGAATGAACCGCCATCAAAGTCTTGTTCAACTTTTGATTCAGCCCTCTTCGCTTTCGTCCGTCCACCCGAGAATGCCGACCCCATCTCCCAGCCTCCTTGTAATCCCCCCTCTCGTTTCAAGCAGTGCAACATTTGAAGTCCTTGTACCACCACCAAGACAATCTCCCACAAGAAACAGTCCGAGCCATGAGCGGCTTCAAGAAACTCGTTGGTGCGCAACAAAACTTGAGAAACTACCCAACGCCAAGACTAACT
Proteins encoded:
- the CYP41 gene encoding cytochrome P450 monooxygenase 41 produces the protein MAPRSKVFFDISIGGKPAGKVVFELYNDIVPKTAENFRALCTGEKGNGKSGVPLHYKGSGFHRVIKSFMIQGGDFTAGNGTGGESIYGEKFDDENFQLKHEKPFLLSMANAGPGTNGSQFFVTTVPTPHLDGKHVVFGEVIAGKSIVREVENNPTGSNDKPEKDVVVEDCGELPEGTDISEFTKKAPDSTGDTYEDFPEDQEKAGEEWKGTEIVEIATNLKEMGNKAFKAGELELGLSKYQKALRYLQEYPTPLDGDPADLGAQLTKLKVSLHTNSSLLQFKLGQYRPSYDSADKAFLVANISDAEKAKALFRKGVALKASKDEEGAQQFLEQAHQLVPSDAAINNELAAVKKAAADRKAKERKAFSKAFA
- a CDS encoding uncharacterized protein (CAZy:GH37~BUSCO:EOG09260TWS) gives rise to the protein MSSQESVLSIHPAKDSHANDTHHNSQHNPHEEKTRPREHVSLDLDPYAAPSVYYGASHHPRKVAKSRTYSAVDPGLNKVGTDNYNAPSRRLSHDQMGNAPRRYLINVEDTLKTLLSREDTDSNIQITIEDTGPKTIDLGTAASGGYKRFDVRGTYMLSNLLQELWLAKKFGRRQIVLDEARLNENPVNRLARLIKDQFWPNLTRRIDGSNIAAVAKDPKDWTSDPRPRIYIPPGAPEQYAYYTRVAKEHPHIRLDVQWLKEGGPDDDEYVRDLNEAPGLLAIEVERVKDTPAGEPDYRGLPFVVPGGRFNELYGWDSYMETLGLLVNDREDLCKAMVKHFCFCIRHYGKILNANRSYYLRRSQPPFLTDMALRVYDRIKHEPDSLDFLRNAILAAIKDYYSTWMSPPRYDAESGLSRYRPGGLGVPPETEASHFVHVLQPYADKHKMSFKEFVHAYNYGHVFEPELDEYFLHDRAVRESGHDTSYRLEKVAANLATVDTNSCLYKYEIDIARTIRAFFGDRLEVPKEWRMPGHPEFETSSTWDRRAKKRRKVMNDLMWDEEKGMFFDYNTVKKQQTGYESATTFWAMWAGAATPRQASIMVAKALPKFEVHGGLVSGTEASRGAVGVHRPNRQWDFPFGWAPQQILAWTGFLRYGFEEEAQRLAYRWIHMVTKAFVDFNGVVVEKYDVTRPIDPHKVEAEYGNQGSDFKGVATEGFGWVNASYVYGLQIVNSHMKRALGAVTDWDTFKKMTEAAEDPVDFLHKDKATNGHTPAPNGQKPVEQKPVEQKPIEHHPAPVQYAHSGQH